In the Rhizobium sp. CB3090 genome, one interval contains:
- the tnpB gene encoding IS66 family insertion sequence element accessory protein TnpB (TnpB, as the term is used for proteins encoded by IS66 family insertion elements, is considered an accessory protein, since TnpC, encoded by a neighboring gene, is a DDE family transposase.), producing the protein MIPLPSGQGVRVWIATGHTDMRCGFASLALRVQEILKLNPLDGNLFVFRGRSGSLLKVIWSDGQGSCLFTKRLDRGRFVWPSAEGGAIAISPAQLSYLLSGIDWRHPQETWRPTKVG; encoded by the coding sequence ATGATCCCGCTTCCTTCGGGCCAAGGTGTGCGGGTATGGATTGCGACGGGCCATACGGACATGCGGTGTGGGTTCGCATCGCTGGCATTGCGGGTGCAGGAAATTTTGAAGCTGAACCCTCTGGACGGCAATCTTTTTGTGTTTCGCGGTCGCAGCGGATCGCTGTTAAAAGTGATCTGGAGTGACGGCCAAGGGAGCTGCCTTTTTACAAAAAGATTAGACCGTGGCCGGTTCGTCTGGCCTTCTGCCGAAGGCGGAGCGATCGCGATATCACCCGCGCAGCTCAGTTATCTTCTGTCCGGGATCGACTGGAGGCATCCTCAAGAAACCTGGCGGCCGACGAAGGTCGGCTAG
- a CDS encoding DUF6429 family protein gives MEIDEDKIDDAVLALLWLTLHNERCAWKGFDWATTDRLHEKGLICDPVNKSKSLVLTDEGLRRSEELFRRLFTR, from the coding sequence ATGGAGATCGACGAGGACAAAATCGATGACGCGGTCCTGGCACTGTTATGGCTGACGCTCCACAACGAGCGTTGCGCCTGGAAGGGATTTGACTGGGCGACGACGGACCGGTTGCATGAGAAGGGACTGATCTGTGATCCGGTGAACAAGTCGAAGTCGCTGGTCCTGACGGACGAAGGTCTACGGCGCTCGGAAGAACTGTTCCGCCGGTTGTTTACACGCTAA
- a CDS encoding plasmid pRiA4b ORF-3 family protein, producing MVASVVRLKVTLDHVEPIVMRRVVVPFSIRLSRLHEVLQAAIGWTNSHLYEFRMRDVGFGLPDEEWGDGPIDARRVSLLSAVQDTGAKSFKYLYDFGDGWEHSIKIERTFPAVGTEGPMLLEATGHCPPEDVGGPWGYQEFCEALADPAHERHAETLEWWGSSDYDSAAANFSQLNKAVDDLAAKWARKARRKT from the coding sequence ATGGTGGCTTCTGTCGTCCGCCTGAAGGTCACCCTCGATCATGTCGAGCCGATAGTGATGCGGCGCGTTGTCGTGCCATTCAGCATCAGGCTCAGTCGGCTGCACGAGGTGTTGCAGGCGGCGATCGGCTGGACCAACAGCCACCTTTACGAATTCCGCATGCGTGACGTCGGCTTTGGTTTGCCTGACGAGGAATGGGGCGATGGTCCGATCGATGCCCGCAGGGTCTCGCTGCTGTCGGCAGTCCAGGACACCGGCGCGAAATCGTTCAAATACCTTTACGACTTTGGCGACGGCTGGGAACACAGCATCAAGATCGAGCGCACCTTTCCTGCAGTCGGCACGGAAGGACCGATGCTCCTCGAAGCAACGGGGCACTGCCCGCCCGAAGACGTTGGTGGTCCATGGGGTTATCAGGAGTTCTGCGAGGCGCTTGCAGACCCGGCGCACGAGCGACATGCCGAAACCCTCGAATGGTGGGGCAGCAGCGATTATGATTCCGCCGCCGCCAACTTCTCGCAGCTCAACAAAGCCGTCGATGACCTGGCTGCAAAATGGGCCCGAAAAGCGCGCCGTAAGACCTGA
- a CDS encoding IS66 family transposase translates to MISKPVDLPADVVGAYLALRGEHEALQVKHAIAVAEAANAQAMLSDNEALIVALELKIEKLRRELRGQRSERTARLLDQLELQLEELVAAATEDEVAAQAASARTSSVRSFTRKRPVRKPWPDDIERERIVIEPPTTCACCGGSRLSKLGEDVTETLEEIPRRFKVIETVREKFTCRDCEAISQPPAPFHATPRGFIGPNLLATILFDKFGMHSPLNRQSARFKCEGIDLSTSTLADQVGYATAALMPVFDLIEAHVFAAERLHGDDTTIPIQAKDKCVTGRIWTYVRADQPFGGTDAPAAIYYASSDRRGEHPQKHLAGYGGILQSDCYNGFEPIAVAATKEVPITFAFCHAHARRKFFELADIQKNARDHKRRGKPISPIALEAVKRYDELFEIERQINGLSAEERLAVRQEKSKPLFDDMHEWLTKERATLSRSSEVIEPIDYMLKRWEGFALFLEDGRVCLTNNAAERALRGVALGRKNWTFAGSQRGADRAAVMLTVITTCRLNDVDPKAWLADVLARIADHPVTRLYELLPWEWKRASAATVMLAA, encoded by the coding sequence ATGATCTCAAAGCCTGTCGATCTTCCTGCGGATGTTGTTGGCGCTTATCTGGCGCTGCGTGGCGAGCATGAAGCCTTGCAGGTTAAACACGCTATCGCCGTCGCGGAAGCCGCCAATGCGCAGGCGATGCTCTCTGACAACGAGGCGCTGATCGTTGCTCTGGAATTGAAGATCGAGAAGCTCAGGCGCGAGTTGCGGGGCCAGCGCTCTGAGCGCACGGCGCGCCTGCTCGACCAGTTGGAACTGCAACTCGAGGAACTCGTGGCGGCGGCGACGGAGGATGAGGTCGCGGCACAAGCAGCAAGCGCCAGAACCTCGAGCGTACGTTCGTTCACGCGCAAACGGCCGGTGCGCAAACCATGGCCGGACGATATCGAGCGCGAACGTATCGTCATCGAGCCGCCGACGACTTGCGCCTGCTGTGGTGGTTCGCGCCTGTCGAAGCTGGGCGAGGACGTCACCGAGACGCTGGAGGAGATCCCACGCCGGTTCAAAGTGATCGAGACGGTGCGGGAAAAATTTACCTGCCGTGACTGTGAGGCGATCAGTCAGCCGCCGGCACCCTTCCATGCCACGCCGCGCGGCTTTATCGGACCGAACCTGCTGGCGACGATCCTCTTCGACAAGTTCGGCATGCACAGCCCGCTCAACCGGCAGAGTGCCCGGTTCAAATGCGAGGGCATCGATCTTTCGACCTCGACGCTGGCCGACCAGGTCGGGTACGCAACAGCCGCTCTCATGCCTGTCTTCGATCTGATCGAGGCGCATGTCTTCGCGGCCGAGCGTCTTCACGGTGATGACACCACCATTCCCATTCAGGCCAAGGACAAATGCGTGACCGGGCGCATATGGACTTACGTCCGGGCCGATCAGCCGTTCGGGGGAACGGATGCGCCGGCGGCGATCTATTATGCGTCGAGTGACCGGCGCGGCGAACATCCGCAGAAACACCTGGCCGGATACGGCGGCATTCTGCAGAGCGATTGCTACAATGGCTTCGAGCCGATCGCTGTTGCCGCAACGAAAGAGGTCCCGATCACATTCGCCTTTTGCCACGCGCATGCGCGGCGGAAGTTCTTTGAGCTGGCCGATATCCAGAAAAATGCTCGGGATCACAAGCGGAGGGGCAAGCCGATCTCGCCGATCGCATTGGAAGCCGTCAAGCGCTATGACGAGTTGTTCGAAATCGAGCGCCAGATCAACGGATTGAGCGCCGAAGAACGACTGGCTGTGCGGCAGGAGAAGAGCAAGCCACTGTTCGATGACATGCACGAGTGGTTGACGAAGGAGCGCGCCACGCTCAGCAGATCGTCCGAGGTCATCGAGCCGATCGATTACATGCTCAAGCGCTGGGAGGGCTTTGCTCTCTTCCTCGAAGATGGAAGGGTCTGTCTTACGAACAATGCAGCGGAAAGAGCGTTGCGCGGTGTGGCGTTAGGAAGGAAAAACTGGACCTTCGCCGGTTCTCAGCGCGGGGCCGATCGTGCCGCTGTCATGCTGACCGTCATCACCACCTGCCGCCTCAACGACGTCGACCCAAAGGCGTGGCTTGCAGACGTGCTGGCTCGCATCGCCGACCATCCTGTCACGCGCCTGTACGAACTGCTGCCCTGGGAGTGGAAACGTGCATCGGCGGCAACCGTCATGCTGGCGGCCTGA